A stretch of Veillonellales bacterium DNA encodes these proteins:
- a CDS encoding LysR family transcriptional regulator — protein sequence MDLRQLEYFQIVGRLNSITKAAEQFHIAQPSVTVAIQKLEEELGVKLLDRSQRQITLTIEGKIFLQRVDDILNRLQDSIREMNDYRLLYKGSIKIGITPIIGAFIFPNVFARFRERYPDFKLTFVEEGSLSIRRQLEQGKLDIGILIISNISSRLATLPITTGQIHVCLSSRHPLGSFSRIPFTELREYPFVLFKEDTYMRQIILEECAKNQFEPNIIFSSRQIETILGLVEQGVGIAFLLDAIVKKHAAILSRPLVNPLLIQAGVAWNKDRYLSNAAKAFIDFAAEQYSASRSSL from the coding sequence ATGGATCTACGTCAGTTAGAGTATTTTCAGATTGTAGGACGGCTGAATAGCATAACAAAAGCGGCTGAGCAATTTCATATTGCTCAGCCGTCGGTCACGGTGGCGATTCAGAAATTGGAAGAAGAACTTGGTGTCAAGCTGTTAGACCGGAGCCAAAGGCAAATTACCCTCACGATAGAGGGAAAAATTTTTCTTCAGCGGGTTGACGATATCCTGAATCGGCTGCAAGACTCGATTCGGGAGATGAACGACTACCGGCTGCTTTACAAAGGCTCGATAAAAATCGGCATCACACCCATTATTGGCGCTTTCATTTTTCCGAACGTGTTTGCGCGATTCCGCGAACGCTACCCTGATTTCAAGCTGACTTTTGTCGAGGAGGGATCTCTGTCCATCCGCCGGCAGCTGGAACAGGGAAAGCTGGATATAGGAATTTTAATCATTTCCAATATATCCTCCCGGCTGGCGACTTTGCCGATCACGACCGGGCAGATCCACGTTTGTTTGTCCAGTCGCCATCCCTTAGGCAGTTTTTCCCGCATACCTTTTACAGAACTCAGGGAGTATCCCTTCGTTTTATTTAAAGAAGATACCTACATGCGGCAAATTATTTTAGAAGAATGTGCTAAAAACCAGTTTGAACCGAATATTATTTTTTCTTCCCGGCAGATCGAAACTATTTTAGGGCTGGTGGAACAGGGAGTCGGCATCGCTTTTCTCCTTGATGCCATCGTCAAGAAGCATGCCGCTATTTTAAGCCGGCCCCTGGTCAATCCGCTTTTGATTCAGGCCGGTGTTGCCTGGAATAAGGACCGGTATCTGTCCAATGCTGCCAAAGCCTTTATCGATTTTGCTGCCGAACAGTATTCGGCAAGCAGGTCTTCGTTATAA
- a CDS encoding cupin domain-containing protein, whose product MKRIVLLGLVFMFLFTVSAMAAPGPVVGDQALLDTAFDKGLLISLDDFFANHPIQEGQPARGDEIFKSPRVQISLVTNKGPLIGLHYHATADEIVFVYKGEGEMYIGGKWIPVKAGDIHINPRGVVHATRVTGDEPMEVIGFFTQPQANGNDKVFMSQDFNGVIGAPTLLDASAKQGLLINLDNFYAEHPLKAGAATRGDSVYKSPRSEVVLVQNHGPLIGRHFHQSCEEIVFVYKGQGEMYIGGEWVPVKAGDIHVNPRGLYHATRVTGNEDLQVFSIFTPPQANGNDKVFLDK is encoded by the coding sequence ATGAAAAGAATTGTCTTATTAGGACTGGTGTTCATGTTTCTCTTTACCGTATCGGCGATGGCCGCTCCCGGACCGGTTGTAGGCGATCAGGCACTGCTGGATACTGCTTTTGACAAAGGATTGCTCATCAGTCTGGATGACTTCTTCGCCAACCATCCCATACAAGAAGGCCAGCCGGCCCGGGGTGATGAAATTTTCAAATCCCCGCGCGTCCAAATTAGCCTTGTAACGAATAAAGGTCCGCTGATTGGCCTGCATTATCATGCCACAGCCGATGAAATTGTGTTTGTATATAAAGGCGAGGGTGAAATGTATATCGGGGGAAAATGGATACCGGTTAAAGCCGGCGATATCCACATCAATCCCCGTGGCGTAGTCCACGCCACCCGGGTAACCGGTGACGAACCAATGGAAGTCATCGGCTTCTTTACCCAGCCCCAGGCAAACGGCAACGACAAAGTCTTTATGAGTCAGGACTTTAACGGAGTTATCGGCGCTCCCACCCTGCTGGACGCCAGTGCGAAACAAGGTCTGCTCATCAATCTTGACAACTTCTATGCCGAGCATCCTCTGAAAGCAGGCGCTGCCACCCGGGGTGATTCCGTATATAAATCACCGCGTTCCGAAGTCGTCCTGGTACAAAACCACGGTCCGCTGATTGGCAGACACTTCCATCAATCCTGTGAAGAAATCGTTTTCGTATACAAAGGCCAGGGAGAAATGTATATCGGCGGCGAATGGGTTCCGGTTAAAGCCGGCGATATCCACGTTAATCCCCGCGGCTTATACCATGCCACTCGTGTAACCGGCAATGAAGACCTGCAGGTCTTCAGCATATTTACTCCGCCCCAGGCAAACGGCAACGACAAAGTATTCCTTGACAAATAA
- a CDS encoding sulfite exporter TauE/SafE family protein: MESALALFVLGFSVGTFGTLVGIGGGIILVPIFLMIFHWTPQHAIGTSLVVVFFNAMSGSIAYIRQKRVYYDAAIRFSLATLPGAFIGSYLAVYFTGSSFRIAFGILLMIMAILTYFKPAKKAEGATFDKNTFHYNRTFGVFISLLVGFISSIMGIGGGIIHVPAMVYLLAFPPHIATATSHFVLAASSLFGVVSHFMLNNILIKPALLIGFGAVLGAQFGARLSLKVKSRSIMLILAITLFLVGIRLIFAATSGI; this comes from the coding sequence ATGGAATCTGCTTTAGCCCTATTTGTACTGGGTTTTTCCGTCGGCACTTTCGGCACATTAGTCGGCATTGGCGGCGGCATCATTCTGGTCCCTATCTTTCTTATGATTTTTCACTGGACTCCCCAGCATGCCATCGGTACCTCATTAGTCGTAGTTTTCTTTAACGCAATGTCTGGCTCGATTGCTTATATACGGCAAAAAAGAGTCTACTACGATGCGGCCATCCGGTTCAGCCTGGCAACCCTTCCCGGTGCCTTTATCGGCAGCTATCTTGCCGTATATTTTACCGGCTCCAGTTTTCGTATCGCCTTCGGCATCTTGTTAATGATCATGGCAATTCTTACCTACTTTAAGCCGGCAAAAAAAGCAGAAGGAGCCACTTTTGACAAAAATACCTTCCATTATAATCGTACCTTTGGTGTCTTTATAAGCCTGCTGGTCGGCTTTATCTCCAGCATCATGGGTATCGGCGGCGGAATTATCCACGTCCCGGCTATGGTATATCTCCTTGCTTTTCCGCCCCATATTGCCACTGCAACTTCTCACTTTGTCCTCGCCGCTTCCAGTCTTTTCGGCGTGGTCTCCCACTTTATGCTCAATAACATTTTAATTAAACCGGCGTTACTGATTGGTTTCGGCGCTGTTCTCGGAGCACAATTTGGTGCGCGCTTGTCCTTAAAAGTAAAGTCCCGCTCAATTATGCTCATACTAGCCATCACCTTATTCCTGGTGGGTATACGGCTAATTTTTGCAGCAACCTCGGGAATATAA
- the serA gene encoding phosphoglycerate dehydrogenase, whose protein sequence is MKILVSEQIAVKGIEKLTQEGATVDVKPGMGRQELLDIIGAYDALIVRSNTKVNEELYQKASLLKVVGRAGNGVDNIDMEGATKRGIIVVNTPESNVVSACELTIGLLIASCRNIPRLYNRLQGSREWNRSGLKGMELQGKTVGIVGLGRIGSLVATRLKSFGMHIIAYDPYISDSRFKNLGVDKKEKLEDLMRECDILTIHTPKTEETYGMIGKEQFKAAKKGLRVVNCARAGLINEEALVEALKKKIVASVGLDVPEGEPEATSPLLDFDNVVVTPHAGADTVEAQNNVGITIAKEVVAALRGEMVPNAVNLPTLHHGELENVKTHLNLGETLGKLYYQLEKDAVEKVEILYRGEAAELETSVISLAILKGLFEPVLKEQVNYVNASFIAESRGVVVTESKESVVDNYLTLITIKVISKNKEFTISGTIFGKSEIRIVEINGYEFDVSPAPYMLIAENTDKPGVIGQLGTLFGVGKVNIATMQVGRKISDKRAMMVLTVDSEISKETLEFLSGVEGIIKVRFVKL, encoded by the coding sequence ATGAAAATATTAGTTTCAGAGCAAATCGCTGTCAAGGGAATCGAGAAATTGACACAGGAAGGGGCGACGGTTGATGTCAAGCCGGGAATGGGCCGGCAGGAACTGCTGGATATCATCGGCGCCTATGATGCGCTGATTGTTCGCAGCAATACCAAAGTCAATGAAGAACTGTACCAAAAAGCCAGCCTGTTGAAGGTAGTTGGCCGGGCCGGCAACGGAGTCGATAACATTGATATGGAGGGGGCGACAAAACGGGGGATTATCGTTGTCAATACCCCGGAATCCAACGTTGTGTCGGCATGCGAGCTGACAATCGGTCTGCTGATTGCCTCGTGCCGCAACATTCCCCGGCTTTATAACCGACTGCAGGGCAGTAGAGAGTGGAACCGTTCCGGCCTAAAAGGAATGGAGCTTCAAGGTAAAACGGTAGGCATTGTAGGCTTGGGACGGATCGGGTCTTTAGTGGCCACCCGGTTAAAATCTTTTGGAATGCATATTATCGCCTATGATCCGTATATTAGTGACAGCCGGTTTAAAAATCTGGGCGTTGATAAAAAAGAGAAACTGGAAGATTTGATGCGGGAATGTGATATTTTGACGATACATACTCCCAAGACGGAAGAAACTTATGGAATGATTGGGAAGGAACAATTTAAAGCTGCGAAAAAGGGACTTCGGGTCGTAAATTGTGCCCGGGCCGGACTAATCAACGAAGAAGCGCTGGTAGAAGCGTTGAAGAAGAAGATTGTCGCCAGTGTGGGGCTTGACGTTCCCGAAGGAGAACCGGAAGCGACTTCGCCGTTGCTGGATTTTGACAATGTGGTTGTAACGCCTCATGCCGGTGCCGATACGGTAGAGGCGCAGAATAATGTGGGGATTACCATTGCCAAGGAAGTTGTCGCCGCTCTGCGGGGAGAAATGGTCCCGAACGCCGTGAATTTGCCAACGCTGCACCACGGTGAGCTGGAAAATGTGAAAACGCATTTAAACTTAGGGGAAACACTGGGCAAGCTGTATTATCAGCTGGAAAAAGACGCGGTGGAGAAAGTAGAAATTTTGTACCGGGGCGAGGCTGCGGAGCTGGAAACGTCGGTGATTTCTCTGGCTATATTGAAAGGATTATTTGAACCGGTGCTGAAGGAACAGGTGAATTATGTAAATGCCAGCTTTATTGCGGAAAGCCGGGGCGTTGTCGTAACGGAAAGCAAGGAGTCGGTGGTAGATAATTATCTGACGCTGATTACTATCAAGGTCATATCGAAGAATAAAGAATTTACCATTAGCGGTACGATTTTCGGTAAGAGCGAGATCCGAATCGTTGAAATTAATGGTTATGAATTTGACGTAAGTCCGGCACCATATATGCTGATAGCGGAAAATACGGATAAACCGGGCGTTATCGGCCAGCTGGGGACCTTGTTCGGCGTTGGCAAAGTCAATATCGCCACTATGCAGGTGGGGCGTAAGATCAGCGATAAACGGGCCATGATGGTGCTGACCGTTGATTCGGAAATTTCGAAGGAAACGCTGGAATTCCTGAGCGGTGTGGAAGGAATTATCAAAGTTCGCTTTGTAAAATTGTAG
- the dcuC gene encoding C4-dicarboxylate transporter DcuC, with protein MIWIGAVIVILAFVAIIKRCETRLALFVAGLAMAAIAGKPLAAIDAFAKAMVNAGLVTTICTVMGFSYVMKLTGCDSHLVQCLTGLLKKVKIFLIPGAVLLTWVLNIALPSTAGCAAAVGAVLIPTLIKAGVHPAMAAACVMSGTFGSTLSPGLSHNPFVAKLANVDVMTVIAGHTPAVLAALAVAVPVLTIVCYVRKEGPSEERAAAAGGGEQIFKVNPIKALVPILPLVLLVVGSKQVALIPTVTVPQAMILGAIVGFVVNMGDAQEISKNFFKGMGDSYGSIMGIIIAAAVFTQGMDTIGLTGALIEKMKESQDIARYAAAFGPYFLAIVSGSGDAAALAFNGAVTPHAAQFGFTITDMGSLATISGALGRTMSPVAGGAIVCATLAGVNPMEIAKRTAPGMILAIITVLFVFSAKQI; from the coding sequence ATGATTTGGATTGGCGCTGTAATTGTGATTTTAGCTTTTGTTGCAATTATTAAACGCTGTGAAACAAGGCTGGCTCTATTTGTCGCCGGCTTGGCCATGGCCGCTATTGCCGGGAAGCCTTTAGCGGCGATTGACGCTTTTGCCAAAGCGATGGTGAATGCGGGACTTGTCACAACGATTTGTACGGTTATGGGTTTTTCGTATGTCATGAAACTTACCGGCTGTGACAGTCATCTGGTACAGTGTTTAACCGGTTTACTAAAAAAAGTCAAAATTTTCTTAATTCCAGGAGCGGTTTTGCTGACTTGGGTTTTGAATATCGCTTTACCGAGTACCGCCGGCTGTGCCGCTGCCGTGGGTGCTGTGTTGATTCCCACATTGATTAAAGCGGGGGTTCACCCGGCTATGGCGGCTGCCTGTGTCATGTCAGGTACTTTCGGCAGTACGCTGAGTCCGGGCCTCAGCCATAATCCCTTTGTTGCCAAACTGGCCAATGTGGATGTTATGACAGTTATCGCCGGCCATACTCCGGCGGTGCTGGCGGCACTGGCTGTTGCGGTGCCGGTGCTGACCATTGTCTGTTATGTGCGGAAAGAAGGTCCCAGTGAGGAGCGGGCTGCTGCAGCCGGCGGCGGGGAACAAATTTTTAAAGTAAACCCGATTAAAGCCTTGGTTCCGATTCTTCCACTTGTCTTGCTGGTAGTAGGCAGCAAGCAGGTTGCTTTAATTCCTACAGTTACTGTTCCTCAGGCGATGATTCTGGGAGCTATCGTTGGCTTTGTCGTAAATATGGGGGATGCGCAGGAAATTAGTAAAAATTTCTTTAAAGGCATGGGGGATTCCTACGGCTCTATTATGGGTATCATTATTGCTGCAGCTGTCTTTACTCAGGGAATGGACACTATCGGTCTTACCGGCGCTTTGATTGAAAAGATGAAGGAATCCCAGGATATTGCCAGATATGCGGCAGCTTTTGGCCCCTACTTTTTAGCCATAGTCAGTGGGTCGGGTGATGCGGCAGCCCTGGCTTTCAATGGGGCAGTGACGCCCCATGCCGCGCAATTCGGCTTTACAATCACCGATATGGGATCACTGGCGACGATATCCGGAGCATTGGGACGGACGATGTCGCCGGTAGCAGGCGGTGCTATTGTTTGTGCGACATTAGCCGGTGTAAATCCAATGGAAATCGCAAAACGGACGGCCCCAGGCATGATCCTTGCTATTATTACCGTTTTGTTTGTTTTTTCCGCTAAACAAATTTAG
- a CDS encoding CBS domain-containing protein codes for MKAQDIMEKEVVSVNQQATVREIAQVLLDHKISGVPVVDDAGDLVGIVTEGDLLHKEMSPRIPHFVNILGAIIYYNGVRRYDEDFKKLMAGQACEMMTKKVITVDEDADIDAVVKLMIEHGIKRIPVVKDNKVLGIVSRRDIIRALLH; via the coding sequence GTGAAGGCTCAGGATATTATGGAAAAAGAAGTAGTTTCCGTGAATCAGCAGGCAACGGTTCGGGAGATTGCCCAAGTACTTCTGGATCATAAAATTTCCGGAGTACCTGTGGTGGATGATGCCGGGGACCTTGTCGGAATTGTGACCGAGGGGGATCTTTTACATAAGGAAATGAGTCCCCGCATTCCTCATTTTGTCAATATTCTAGGGGCGATTATTTATTATAATGGCGTGCGGCGCTATGATGAGGATTTTAAAAAACTAATGGCCGGGCAGGCTTGTGAAATGATGACTAAAAAGGTCATTACGGTTGATGAAGACGCAGATATTGATGCCGTAGTGAAGCTTATGATTGAACACGGAATTAAGCGGATACCTGTTGTCAAGGACAATAAAGTTTTGGGAATTGTCAGCCGCCGAGATATTATAAGGGCGCTGCTCCATTGA